A region from the Salicibibacter cibarius genome encodes:
- a CDS encoding tripartite tricarboxylate transporter permease, whose amino-acid sequence MDDVLSGLSIILEPTTILIAIAGVILGSVLGAIPGLSATMAIALLVPFTFTLNPVQAIVLLTAMYKGGIFGGSIAAILLNTPGTSAAAATAIDGHQLARQGKARKAIKMAVVSSSLGDLFAVIVLISIAGVIANFALEFGPPEYTALILFAFTVILGISQKSIMKGMLATVLGVFIGTIGYDPSTGVPRLSFDSMELSGGLELVPLLIGLLAVSQVFILMEETFLGKNTGNDIMKPDDNSKLTWQEFKDSRLIYLQSGAIGTFVGALPGLGPTVAAFLGRNAGKRLAKNPKKYGKGALEGVAAPEASNSAVGSSNLIPLISLGIPGDAEAALILSVLIIHGITPGPTVFDTDGPIIYGIYFGILISICVLFLFNWYASRWVVKVRNINVTLLIPAILVLCVAGSYGMNQNMFDVQTMFIFAVIGYLMIKFQFPTTALLIGFILGPIFETSFRQSMILSNNNPIIFFQNPISLVFIIITIMIVIFYIVREVKSPKNEDQTS is encoded by the coding sequence ATGGACGATGTGCTAAGTGGTCTTTCAATAATACTAGAACCAACAACAATATTAATAGCTATTGCGGGAGTTATTCTCGGCTCTGTGCTTGGGGCAATTCCAGGTTTATCAGCGACTATGGCAATAGCCCTATTAGTACCTTTTACCTTTACATTGAATCCTGTACAGGCGATTGTGCTGTTAACTGCAATGTATAAAGGCGGAATATTTGGAGGAAGTATTGCAGCTATTCTATTGAATACTCCTGGAACTTCGGCAGCTGCTGCAACTGCCATAGATGGACATCAATTGGCAAGGCAAGGAAAAGCACGCAAGGCAATTAAAATGGCTGTTGTTTCCTCTTCCTTGGGAGATTTGTTTGCTGTCATAGTCTTAATTTCTATAGCCGGAGTTATAGCAAATTTCGCTTTAGAATTTGGGCCTCCAGAGTATACGGCTTTAATACTGTTTGCTTTTACTGTGATTTTAGGAATTTCACAAAAGTCCATTATGAAAGGGATGTTAGCAACTGTATTAGGGGTGTTTATAGGAACAATAGGTTATGATCCTAGTACAGGCGTGCCTCGTTTATCTTTTGATTCCATGGAATTATCAGGTGGATTAGAATTGGTACCTCTTTTAATAGGTCTTTTAGCTGTTTCGCAAGTATTTATACTAATGGAAGAAACGTTTTTAGGAAAAAATACTGGTAACGATATAATGAAACCAGATGATAATTCTAAATTGACGTGGCAAGAATTTAAAGATTCTCGATTGATTTATTTACAAAGTGGAGCAATTGGCACATTTGTAGGTGCCTTACCTGGACTAGGGCCAACTGTAGCAGCTTTTTTAGGCCGAAATGCTGGAAAAAGGCTTGCTAAAAACCCTAAAAAATATGGGAAAGGAGCACTTGAAGGTGTAGCTGCTCCTGAAGCCTCTAATAGTGCAGTGGGAAGTTCGAATTTAATTCCGTTAATATCTTTGGGCATACCTGGAGATGCTGAAGCGGCATTGATTCTATCAGTGCTTATAATCCATGGAATCACTCCTGGCCCTACAGTATTTGACACTGACGGCCCTATTATATACGGGATATACTTTGGTATTCTTATTTCAATTTGTGTTCTGTTCTTATTTAACTGGTATGCTTCTAGATGGGTGGTTAAGGTACGAAATATAAATGTAACCTTGCTTATTCCCGCAATTTTAGTTTTGTGTGTAGCAGGATCATACGGTATGAACCAGAATATGTTCGATGTACAAACAATGTTTATCTTCGCGGTTATTGGTTACTTAATGATTAAATTTCAATTTCCAACAACAGCATTATTGATTGGTTTCATTTTAGGTCCCATATTTGAAACTTCTTTCAGGCAAAGTATGATACTTTCTAATAATAATCCAATAATCTTCTTTCAAAATCCAATATCTTTGGTTTTTATCATCATCACAATAATGATAGTTATCTTTTATATTGTTAGGGAGGTGAAAAGCCCAAAAAATGAAGATCAAACTAGTTGA
- a CDS encoding tripartite tricarboxylate transporter TctB family protein — MREGNIYWRERYIYIFLIIVSLLLLFIIPQQIEEGAPRALPYFSISIVLICSIGGLANCFRKKEVVISFSKSLLLKLGSGIFLYFLYVFLIEYIGYYSLSVIFIVLALYLFKTRNIKTMIFSGVIIPLMLYLLLEQLLGLFMPTGILM; from the coding sequence ATGAGGGAAGGAAATATTTATTGGAGAGAGAGATATATCTATATTTTTTTAATAATAGTAAGCCTACTTCTTTTATTTATTATTCCTCAACAAATTGAAGAAGGGGCACCTAGAGCTCTCCCGTACTTTAGTATTTCTATTGTTTTGATATGTTCCATTGGTGGTCTGGCAAACTGTTTTAGGAAAAAAGAAGTTGTTATTTCCTTCTCCAAGTCACTCTTGTTAAAACTAGGTAGTGGCATCTTCCTTTATTTCCTCTATGTTTTTTTAATAGAATATATCGGTTACTACAGCCTGAGTGTTATTTTTATTGTGCTAGCTTTATATCTATTCAAAACCAGGAATATAAAAACTATGATTTTTAGCGGGGTTATAATTCCTTTGATGCTTTATCTGTTATTAGAGCAACTTCTTGGGTTATTTATGCCTACGGGTATTTTGATGTGA